The following DNA comes from Quercus robur chromosome 1, dhQueRobu3.1, whole genome shotgun sequence.
TGCTACTTCAGCATTTCTGTGATGAATGTGATCTAGTGAATTTCTAATTTCTTTGGATTCAAGGTTTATGCAGAGCGTCTATTGGAACCACTATTGCAAACAATAACTGCATTATCAGGACCTAAAACTACAATTTTGGTATGGTATTGGATAGTTcttgttttaatattttcctcAAGAACCTTTTCATTGAAACACTTATTTATTTCTGATTCTTTCATGAAGTTGGGGTATGAGATCCGTTCTACAAATGTCCATGAGCAAATGCTTCAGATGTGGAGAAGAAACTTTGATGTTAAAATTGTTCCACAATCTAAGGTATGCATAGTGTTTTATGCAAATTCTCTACTCTTAAGTACTTTGGTCCTCTTTTTTAACAGTGTATACcttttaaatgtaatttaaaGTTCAGAACCGAATATTCTGCAAGAAGAAATACTACCACTTCACTCACTAACTCTTTGGACTCTACTAACCACTCATTCTATGCAGATGCACACCACATTCCAGCATCCAAGTATTCAACTGTTCATCATGGGATCAAAACCTCCAGAGAGTAATACAGAAAACACAGATCAGGGGAGTGGTCAAGAAAGTGACAAGGTTGAAACAAGTACGGAGGAGAATGATGGGAGAAGCAGTGAGGAGGAAAAAGTGACCGATTCTGTTGGTGATTTAGTGGAGGAAGGGTGCGATCTAGTGACAAAACTCCCAAATGAGAAACTAAATGATTTTGAAACTAGAAGATATGGCTCAATGGCTGCTCGACTTCTGCGAGATGTCAAGATATCTTAAATTTCCAGGGCATGCCTTTGTGAAGTCAACCAAAGGGTACTTtgcctccttttttttcttcaccaaagttatttttcatataatttaatttaattaattagtatatattttttgggttttgtaaattGTGGGTGTAGTTGGATCCAAAGTTCTGAAGAAATCAGATGTATGCAAGGATGCACAACGAAAGTCTTGCATCTGCTACCGaggaaaagtggagggatggaTAGACAGAAAGACAATATCAATGaacttgttttttgttttaagatcTATGGTTTACTTTACGTTTTAGATAGGGATTTGATGGGTTATTTTCAATTCCTAACTAGGGCAGTACTTCTCACACCTTGTTACTGATGTTTGTTTAAAAATGCTTTTAGTTAAAGGTATTAATTAAGCATTTGTTTGGAGCCTATGGTCTTTGTTTGTGCTTTTTTTGGAATTGATTATTGTGGTTGAAATTTGTGAAGTTGATGAATGATTATGCTTGAAAATATAAtggaaattttatattttctgatttaagaaataaattGGAATTACACGAGAGCTTGTATTCTGTTTTATACCTTGGTTAAGATTGTTTGCTAAGGCTTTGAACGAGGGTTGACGTTACATTAGATTATTGGATAGTGGATGATTTTAGTGATGATGAGTGATgcatatttataatttactcGGCATGTTAAGAGACAAAGTTGTTATTAGGAAGATTATTGGATAGTGGATGATTTTAGTGATGACGAGtgatgtatatttataatttactgGGCATGTTAAGAGACAAAGTTGTTATTGAGATGATCCTCAATAATTAGAGGTTTTACTAGTTTAGTTACTTAGAATTCActtatataactatatataaaaagatattCATGTCTAAATTTGATTTTACGATAGGCCATTACTTGCTCGTGATTGATTGCGCATGGTCCTCAATCTTAACGAGCAGAGATTgtagcgtttttttttttctttcttttcaatctAACCTAACTTTGTCATGATGAAAAATCCCCAACCAAATCTAGCCATTGTATGCGTAGAAACCAACAACTCCATGGATTAAGTCGATGGGTTATACTTGAGCTCAAAAATGTTTATGACTTCTAAAAAATCTTGcttttataatttatctaagaactattttgtcaaaaaattattacacTTCATATAATAAACCTatattattttccaaattttcagATCCATTGAAACTAAttcatattaaaagaaaatgttaaaataaaggtaattatattaaattaggTTGGGTCAgatgagttgaaaaaaaatatcaatttgcGCTTGACTCAATtcaagactaaaataaaatttcaacccaaaccaaaccaaacaccAATCCACAAAAACCCAGAGACATAAGATTTGATTGAATTTGCTGTATTAGTGAGTTGGAAGCACATCCTTGGTGAACGTTGCAAGGATGTGATCTCAAAttcctttttaaataaaaggaCTAAGTAACTTGAAGTAGAAAATGCAATGCTAATCTATGAGGCCAAGCAAAGTGAAAAGTAGACGAGTTTTGTATACGAATTACCAATAAAAAGAgcacaaaaatatattataacatCATAGTTGGAATTGAATAATTGAATATGTCAACAAGAAGGAGTTTTGTgatttattacattacaacataGGCTTAGTTCTTAGCGATCTAACATTCTCAGCCTTATATGGGGGGCAAGGGGGGAGTACCCGGAGATGTTCCACGACTAGGCCCAGATGGAGGAACAGGACCTCTAGGCAACATCCCAAAATTAATACTCTCAAATTTAGGAGAACTCTGAGACATTCTGTGGCTAAGTCTAGATGTAAGAGTCGGGGGTAATGGGGGAGTACCTGGAGATGTTCCACGGCTAGGCCCAGATGGAGGAATAGGAACACCTTTAGGCAACATCCCaaaattaaaactctcaaatttAGGACCTAAGTTTACACTCTCAGCCCTTAGAATGGGGTGAAATATTGGGGGAAATGGGGGTGTTGAAGGTGATGGAGGAGAACTCTGAGACATTCTGCGGCTAAGTCTAGATGTCAGAGTCGGgcctttattttcattctcaaCAAGCACCAAGTTGGAAGAAGCCTTTGTTGAAAGCCTTCTGGCTTCTGTAGGAAAAGCAAAATTTAGGACAAGCAGAGCAAATGCCACCAAGAACAACATATTTTGATTGGCTATCACCATCTTGACAAGCTTTTGAGTTTTGGTAGAACACAAGCCTGATCCAgacctcatatatatatatatatatatatatatatatatgtgtgtgatgAGACCATGAATCTAGCTACGTACCCTTCATTAGTTACCTTATTTGATAGATATAGATCTTTAGCTATGTCCCATTCATTAGTTACCTTTTTTGATAGATATAGATCATTATACATACATGCACTAGTAGTTCACTGTAGCAAGAAGGCAAACAAATTTGGCTACTCCACCGATTTTGGGCACTAAATTAGAGTTTGAGGtgataaaaagctattttatcagCACCAATGGTGATGCTAGTATTAATCCTACGGTTACTTTATCTACTCAAAGACACCTAATCCTATTGTATTTGGAAATCATATACTCCTATCACCCAAGCTTAGCAACTGTCAAATTTTAAGATCACATTCGAAAGGAAGAGATTTGTTAACATCTGGCTTCGTAAATGCcacattccttttttttttttttttttttttttttcatttgtttatttgttttctaaatttaattcGTTTTGATTTGTAGATAGTAACTTTTTTTGGGAATgggaaatttgagattttactACTAATATAAAAGggtgaaacttttttttttgaaaaactaaaagggtgaaacttagatacagtattTTAGGTATTAttctttatgtatttattttaaaatttaaacacctATCCACTAACTTAAGGGTGAATAGGACGTTAACTTTTCCATCTCTTTCACACTTAATAAATGGCATCTATTGATAATACTTATCACACTAAATATCTATAAATagacaatcataataaatataaatacctattaataaccataataattattatattatatttaaagtttcatataaaaatctaatcaaaataaatttatattaataattatcaaatttcatgttatatttttccacaagcttttaaggtttcaaaattttacacatcaatattttaatatatttttttttaatgagtaatACTAcaatcacaaactattttacaacatttttacaaactgctgatgtgacaaactttttattggttttcatctaaacccaccattaatattacttttttatttaccaataattattcatcacattagcaatttgtaattttttttttttataaaaaagtttatatctctagcattactcatttttaattgagttttaatTCTATTCAATACTTAAACTCTTAATTAGAATCCTGCcatatcatattttctttaattagtaGAATAGATAGTTTTATATACAAtcataatcattataaatatcggttctaaaaaaaataatcattataaatatctattaatacTTACCAAAATTACATATTATTAAATGATATAATGATAAATGCCTATATAATGATAAATGTATATTAAAGgataatcatttatttttataagacaattaaaataaatgtctattaataattatcattgtaaggacacaatttgtaacgacccataataatgttgAGTTCGCACATAAAAAGGtctaaacaatatcatttatagagcgttggtttgaaaggctaggccttggtcacaagaCAGTAGTTTtccatggtgttcatacataattaaatcgtgttcgccctaggagtctttctcctaaaggcgggctgggaggctctggtttttggccatttttcccagcccccttctctggattgcttacttttccttttatactggCCTGTATCCATTAcccaacgtccacgtgtgggttcgactttccaggactgatacttgtcccatcagcccatacccagagtggttgggggtagttgtaaaagctgaagagtatggctctgtcaggtgcagagtattgaatggcagtaagggcagctttccctttgtccttggtcgttatactatccagcgtacctttctctattgacatagatattttagattttttcccaaactggTCTTATACcttttttgcccttccttccagggggacctcggatatgccgaggacagaatcatcctcggctgtatctcaagactatttggacttttattacctatcctcgactataaccttcctcggctcggacCTTGGGCCTTAACATGAAATGGGCTGGGGCTACAaactctctggccccacaatagcccctcaaaatcctgctgtccaacctcttggtcggagaggaggCTTTTGGTAATGCCACGCCTTTATTGCGGTCTACTTAGATCTGCCTTTCATTAATGCgggtgtctcttcatctatcCAGGGAACATACCAGGCTACGAGATATTCCTCTGAATTCATTCACACTGCGTTCCTGCCGTTTCATTATTCGAAACGtgcctttaatgatttccctttatGAGACCATTTAAATTCGACGGTTATTAACGGCGTGGGGAAGTGGAATGGGCATATTCtcgtttacagattttcttggaaatttggatAGATTAAATGCCTCCCGTTTTGTCCCTCATATAAGAAGAGAGGTAAGAGGTTACTTCTTTTACACAGAGACCCTTTTAATCCTTTTAAAGTCTGAAACCCTTAGCCTTCCCCAGAGTTTACTTTATCTGCTAGTTTACACCTTAAATTGTGATACTTTTGAGATAGAAGCGGGAATGAAGGGACCACACCCTTCCCAAAAATGCCATGTTCTTCTGAAGCTCAAAATGGCacggtcagggcagggatggcagagactcaagatacttctcatccttccttcagccaaaatccgaagcaggggctcgtcgcgtcCAACTTTTGGtgcgactgagctggggtcacccattatcagtaccagccgctctcttataAGCATaactaacatggcaccagcgtgttaggagtcaagACTGACGCAAggacaaagtatccctgcttcttcctctcttccttcactggttcctccttttgcctccccttcttcttctttcccatcactagatccatcctggtgcttttccttcttcctcttcttctcttatTCCATCAAGggaggtcctcctctcaatatgggtgctACTGGGGCAGAATTTGGAAAGATTTCGGAGCAGAACTTAAAAAGACTTCTGGTCGTTTGTTTGTTTCTGTTGTTTTTGTAATTCGTTTTCTATATAGACTTGTTTAAGCCCTCCATTGTACGCTGTAATAACTCTTTATACTAATAAAAGTCATCATTGCTTTATTTCGTatattctatctcttctttttgaaatggttatgccgtgaatagacgtactaccctgtgatttcttttttatttttatactctgAACGATGCTTAAGGCCAAAATctcagttaataaaaagaccttGCTCTGTGCTTATCGAAACTATCCGACATAATAATACcgatttgaacaaatgatacttagggctggAATCCTTACTaagaagagaaggaaaagatattatgatgagcttattagaGCTGGCTGGCATAATAacgccgacctgagaaaacaatacttagggccgaaatcccttaccaagaaaaaagatgccattatgaacttattagagGTATCGTGTAAAATAAAACCGACCTGAAAATGGGTTGTATATCCCAAACTTGAACGAGGTGAGGGCTGAATGCTCGATGCcatgtaggaagtaatcatccgaggatatataacccaaaatgTACAGCCCCTGTAGGTCGCTGAATAATAAGGCGTTTCGCCACCTTCCTAATAACTTtcatagccttaaccttttctgGTATTTGGCCCGAGGACTGAGTGACTTagaattcttcttaagtagctgacttctccataggtttgagtccgagaaccatgcaataccttggttccgtccaaaacttgattttggtaagtagttggtttccccataggtttgagtccgaggaccatgcaataccttggctctgtccaaaaattgatttctaaatagttggtttccccacaggtttgagtccgaggaccatgcaataccttggttctgtccaaaacttgattttgataagtagttggtttccccataggtttgagtctgaagaccatgcaataccttggttctgtccaaaacttgatatttaagtagttggtttccccataggtttgagtccgaggaccatgcaataccttggttctgtccaaaacttgattttgataagtagttggtttccccataggtttgagtccgaggaccatgcaataccttggttctgtccaaaacttgattttgataagtagttgagGGAATCAACCCCTCGGCTGTGGTGTAGGACCTTGGTTTAAGGggaattagctcctcggccaagcccttagaaccatccgtgctgctgacgctacgaagcgcagcccctagtggaactttacgctagaacactacaaccggctgttagaaatgacaaggggactgtctcgacctaccgcctgtgccaacacacaagccttcccacagacggcgcca
Coding sequences within:
- the LOC126723167 gene encoding uncharacterized protein LOC126723167 isoform X1, giving the protein MEPDRLNSPATFSMPLEVLGHELQFSQDPNSKHLGTTVWDASLVFVKFLEKNCRKGRFCPSKLKGKRVIELGAGCGVAGFGMALLGCDVVATDQVEVLPLLMRNIERNTSRILQMNPGSDSFGSIQVAELDWGNDDHIRAVGPPFDYIIGTDVVYAERLLEPLLQTITALSGPKTTILLGYEIRSTNVHEQMLQMWRRNFDVKIVPQSKMHTTFQHPSIQLFIMGSKPPESNTENTDQGSGQESDKVETSTEENDGRSSEEEKVTDSVGDLVEEGCDLVTKLPNEKLNDFETRRYGSMAARLLRDVKIS
- the LOC126713725 gene encoding uncharacterized protein LOC126713725, whose amino-acid sequence is MVIANQNMLFLVAFALLVLNFAFPTEARRLSTKASSNLVLVENENKGPTLTSRLSRRMSQSSPPSPSTPPFPPIFHPILRAESVNLGPKFESFNFGMLPKGPVPPSGPSRGTSPGTPPLPPI
- the LOC126723167 gene encoding uncharacterized protein LOC126723167 isoform X2; the encoded protein is MGTLSIDQEKNCRKGRFCPSKLKGKRVIELGAGCGVAGFGMALLGCDVVATDQVEVLPLLMRNIERNTSRILQMNPGSDSFGSIQVAELDWGNDDHIRAVGPPFDYIIGTDVVYAERLLEPLLQTITALSGPKTTILLGYEIRSTNVHEQMLQMWRRNFDVKIVPQSKMHTTFQHPSIQLFIMGSKPPESNTENTDQGSGQESDKVETSTEENDGRSSEEEKVTDSVGDLVEEGCDLVTKLPNEKLNDFETRRYGSMAARLLRDVKIS